One Bacillota bacterium genomic window carries:
- the pyrF gene encoding orotidine-5'-phosphate decarboxylase translates to MLNIKGNNKGKPAPPGEAGRRVIVALDVSSVNEAIALVDRLLEFTDSFKVGMELFYAAGPAVIDKIRQRGGRVFLDLKLHDIPNTVGAAAASLSRLGVWMFNVHASGGLDMMKRAAQSVSGAVSEAALGPVVGLGMERPRVLAVTVLTSIDDRSLRGELGVARSAAEQVVVLAGLAKEAGLDGVVASPREAQAIREACGPEFIIVTPGVRPAWAEAGDQRRVASPAEAFRAGADYIVVGRPVTQAPDPAGAMKRIIEEVSGIIDAGE, encoded by the coding sequence ATGCTCAATATTAAAGGGAACAATAAGGGGAAACCCGCGCCCCCGGGCGAGGCTGGCCGCAGGGTGATCGTTGCGCTTGATGTCTCCTCTGTGAACGAGGCCATCGCCCTGGTGGACAGGCTCTTGGAATTCACAGATTCATTCAAGGTCGGGATGGAGCTTTTCTATGCAGCAGGCCCCGCAGTGATAGATAAGATCAGGCAGAGGGGAGGGAGGGTTTTCCTGGATCTGAAGCTCCACGACATCCCGAACACGGTCGGCGCAGCTGCCGCAAGTCTCTCGAGGCTCGGGGTATGGATGTTCAATGTCCATGCATCGGGGGGGCTCGATATGATGAAACGAGCGGCCCAGTCAGTATCGGGGGCGGTGTCGGAGGCGGCCCTCGGGCCTGTTGTGGGCCTCGGCATGGAGAGGCCGAGGGTGCTCGCGGTCACGGTGCTCACGAGCATCGACGATAGGAGCCTCAGGGGCGAGCTCGGGGTCGCGCGCTCGGCCGCCGAGCAGGTGGTGGTGCTCGCCGGGCTCGCGAAGGAGGCCGGGCTTGATGGGGTTGTCGCCTCCCCGAGGGAGGCGCAGGCGATACGTGAGGCCTGCGGGCCTGAATTCATCATAGTCACCCCGGGTGTAAGGCCGGCCTGGGCCGAGGCGGGCGATCAGAGGCGCGTCGCTTCGCCGGCCGAGGCGTTCAGGGCGGGGGCCGATTACATCGTGGTCGGACGGCCGGTAACGCAGGCACCAGACCCGGCGGGTGCCATGAAGCGCATCATAGAGGAGGTTTCCGGCATCATAGACGCCGGGGAATAG